A genomic stretch from Thauera sp. GDN1 includes:
- a CDS encoding quinoprotein dehydrogenase-associated putative ABC transporter substrate-binding protein, with the protein MTELRPQPRPQAQRFRRLAARSLAACAGAVLLATAPNVLAAEGKANGRDALRVCQDPNNLPFANDRNEGFENRIAELLGKHLGVPVSYFNYPQRFAFIRNTLRYKLPGEDYPCDVIIGVPVGFDQVVVTKPYYHSTYAMVFPPGKGLDEVDSVDAFLALGPERLSRLRIGLYDKSPASRWMDRHNLVDQGVPYQTINVAMDHYVGDIIDKDLVGGKIDVAIVWGPVAGYYANKFDPPLKVVPMKSEPGVQFDFAFGMGIRRGEAEWQAQLEGFLDTHQAEIADILEAYHVPLVEPGQKLVSN; encoded by the coding sequence ATGACCGAGCTTCGCCCCCAACCCCGTCCCCAGGCTCAGCGCTTCCGCCGCCTAGCCGCCCGCAGCCTTGCCGCATGCGCGGGCGCAGTATTGCTGGCGACCGCACCCAACGTGCTCGCCGCCGAAGGCAAGGCCAACGGTCGCGATGCGCTGCGCGTGTGCCAGGATCCGAACAACCTTCCCTTCGCCAACGACAGGAACGAGGGTTTCGAGAACCGCATCGCCGAACTGCTGGGCAAGCATCTGGGCGTGCCGGTCAGTTACTTCAACTATCCGCAGCGCTTCGCCTTCATCCGCAACACCCTGCGCTACAAGCTGCCGGGCGAGGACTACCCCTGCGACGTGATCATCGGCGTGCCGGTCGGCTTCGACCAGGTCGTGGTCACCAAGCCCTACTATCACTCGACCTACGCGATGGTCTTCCCGCCGGGCAAGGGCCTGGACGAAGTCGACAGCGTCGACGCCTTCCTCGCGCTCGGCCCCGAACGCCTGTCGAGACTGCGCATCGGCCTCTACGACAAATCGCCGGCCTCGCGGTGGATGGACCGCCACAACCTGGTCGATCAGGGCGTGCCCTACCAGACCATCAACGTCGCCATGGACCACTACGTCGGCGACATCATCGACAAGGACCTCGTCGGCGGGAAGATCGACGTCGCCATCGTCTGGGGCCCGGTCGCGGGCTACTACGCGAACAAGTTCGACCCGCCGCTCAAGGTCGTGCCGATGAAGTCCGAGCCCGGCGTCCAGTTCGACTTCGCCTTCGGCATGGGCATCCGCCGCGGCGAAGCGGAATGGCAGGCGCAGCTCGAGGGCTTCCTCGACACCCACCAGGCCGAGATCGCCGACATCCTCGAGGCCTACCACGTGCCCCTGGTCGAGCCCGGCCAGAAGCTCGTCAGCAACTGA
- a CDS encoding quinoprotein relay system zinc metallohydrolase 2 produces the protein MSPLARSLHRPIAAFALAWAGLCGANPAIEPLPVEEIAPGVHVHTGHQAPWPGARGDEVEGDIAGLGFVVGTRCVAVIDTGGSPALGERLLAAVRRATPQPVCYVINTHVHPDHTLGNAAFAALEPRPRFVGHARLKASLAARAPFYREALARDLGIATAEGDIVYPDLEVEGSTELDLGDRRLLLQAWPTAHTDNDLSVLDHPSATLFAGDLLFIGHLPVIDGRLLGWLAVMDRLALVEATRVVPGHGAPTADWPGALAAQRRYLEAVRDGIRAALADKRSIADAVESLAHTGIDGWLLTADFHRRNLTAAYAELEWED, from the coding sequence ATGAGCCCCCTCGCCCGCAGCTTGCACCGCCCGATCGCAGCATTCGCGCTGGCGTGGGCGGGTCTGTGCGGCGCGAACCCCGCGATCGAGCCGCTCCCGGTCGAGGAAATCGCCCCCGGCGTCCATGTCCACACCGGCCACCAGGCGCCCTGGCCGGGTGCGCGTGGCGACGAGGTCGAGGGCGACATCGCCGGCCTCGGCTTCGTGGTCGGGACGCGCTGCGTCGCGGTGATCGACACCGGCGGCAGTCCCGCTCTCGGCGAGCGCCTGCTCGCCGCCGTGCGCCGCGCCACGCCGCAGCCGGTGTGCTACGTCATCAACACCCATGTGCATCCGGACCACACGCTCGGCAACGCCGCCTTCGCCGCGCTCGAACCGCGGCCGCGCTTCGTCGGCCACGCCCGGCTGAAGGCCTCGCTCGCGGCCCGCGCGCCCTTCTACCGCGAGGCGCTGGCGCGCGATCTCGGCATCGCCACCGCCGAGGGCGACATCGTGTATCCGGACCTCGAGGTCGAGGGCAGCACCGAGCTCGATCTCGGCGACCGCCGCCTGCTGCTGCAGGCCTGGCCCACCGCGCACACCGACAACGACCTCTCGGTGCTCGACCATCCCAGTGCGACGCTGTTCGCCGGCGACCTGCTGTTCATCGGCCACCTGCCGGTCATCGACGGCCGGCTGCTGGGCTGGCTGGCGGTTATGGACCGCCTCGCGCTGGTGGAGGCGACGCGCGTCGTGCCCGGCCACGGCGCCCCGACCGCCGACTGGCCAGGCGCCCTCGCCGCCCAGCGCCGCTACCTGGAAGCCGTGCGCGACGGCATCCGCGCGGCGCTCGCCGACAAACGAAGCATCGCCGATGCGGTCGAATCACTTGCGCACACCGGCATCGACGGCTGGCTGCTGACGGCGGATTTCCACCGCCGCAACCTCACCGCCGCCTACGCCGAACTCGAATGGGAAGACTAG
- a CDS encoding quinoprotein dehydrogenase-associated SoxYZ-like carrier: protein MNTLTSLLLAALFTLGLAGPTQAQQKSDPDNPDANATWQQMRTSMFQDRAITTPADAVLSLEAPERAQDAAIVPISIRTHVEQRPERFIERVYLMIDNNPSPLGAVFHFTPKSGRADIETRVRIDAYTHVRAIAEMNTGELYMATRFVKASGGCSAPPGKDMQAAMASLGKMRFRVEGEVEPGKPALAQLMISHPNNSGLVMDQLTRMYTPAYFVRRIQVSYAGEPVLSADVDFSISENPNFRFYFVPTGEGELKAEVVDTNDLRFETAVKVGAGG from the coding sequence ATGAACACGCTCACATCGCTGCTGCTCGCCGCGCTGTTCACGCTCGGCCTGGCCGGCCCGACGCAGGCGCAGCAGAAATCCGATCCCGACAACCCAGACGCCAACGCCACCTGGCAGCAGATGCGCACGTCGATGTTCCAGGATCGTGCGATCACCACACCCGCCGACGCGGTCCTGAGCCTGGAAGCACCGGAGCGCGCCCAGGACGCCGCCATCGTGCCGATCTCGATCCGCACCCACGTCGAGCAGCGCCCGGAGCGCTTCATCGAACGCGTGTACCTGATGATCGACAACAACCCCTCGCCGCTGGGCGCGGTATTCCACTTCACGCCGAAGAGCGGGCGTGCCGACATCGAGACCCGGGTGCGCATCGACGCCTACACCCACGTGCGCGCGATCGCCGAGATGAACACCGGCGAGCTCTACATGGCCACCCGCTTCGTCAAGGCCTCGGGCGGCTGCTCGGCGCCGCCGGGCAAGGACATGCAGGCGGCGATGGCGAGCCTGGGCAAGATGCGCTTCCGCGTCGAGGGCGAGGTCGAACCCGGCAAGCCGGCGCTGGCGCAGCTGATGATCAGCCACCCGAACAACTCCGGCCTGGTCATGGACCAGCTCACCCGGATGTACACGCCCGCCTATTTCGTGCGCCGCATCCAGGTCAGCTACGCCGGCGAGCCGGTGCTGAGCGCCGACGTGGACTTCTCGATCAGCGAGAACCCGAATTTCCGCTTCTACTTCGTGCCCACCGGCGAGGGCGAACTCAAGGCCGAGGTCGTCGACACCAACGACCTGCGCTTCGAGACCGCAGTGAAGGTGGGGGCCGGCGGCTGA
- a CDS encoding DUF3280 domain-containing protein produces MTAVVLRIPSVRFSLVVLMSLTLSIAFSAAARAADAAPPTLAMVGFELLEDHPDPSRHDAQQARLKMIEDEFRLQIGQRGLYTLVDNAPHQALIDRVRGGVEFLYRCPHCVDEIGAGMGTRYIAAGWVQKVSNLILNVNIEIREVATNRVALVKSVDMRGNNDESWIRAIRFLVRDMDEKRQANPRYGL; encoded by the coding sequence ATGACCGCCGTCGTCCTTCGCATCCCGTCCGTCCGTTTCAGCCTGGTCGTCCTCATGTCCCTCACCCTTTCCATCGCCTTCAGTGCTGCGGCCCGTGCGGCGGATGCGGCGCCGCCCACCCTAGCCATGGTCGGCTTCGAACTCCTGGAGGACCACCCCGACCCCAGTCGTCACGATGCCCAGCAGGCGCGGCTGAAGATGATCGAGGACGAGTTCCGCCTCCAGATCGGCCAGCGCGGGCTCTATACCCTGGTCGACAACGCGCCGCATCAGGCGCTGATCGACCGCGTGCGCGGCGGGGTGGAGTTCCTCTATCGCTGCCCGCACTGCGTGGACGAGATCGGCGCCGGCATGGGCACGCGCTACATCGCGGCGGGCTGGGTGCAGAAGGTCAGCAATCTGATCCTCAACGTCAATATCGAGATCCGCGAGGTCGCGACCAACCGCGTCGCGCTCGTCAAGTCGGTGGACATGCGCGGCAACAACGACGAAAGCTGGATCCGCGCCATCCGCTTCCTGGTGCGCGACATGGACGAGAAGCGCCAGGCGAACCCGCGCTACGGACTGTGA
- a CDS encoding MBL fold metallo-hydrolase, which translates to MLAVLILLAAASFGARAQDALTLAEGVHVFVGDTGEPSPANRGRIGNIGFVVGDSGTVMINAGVSYRHGRALLAAAERIGGKPVVLVVLTQPVQEFVLGAAAFADQGIPVLAHRASAELIASRCEGCVHRLRALLGEDEMAGSRPQRPDRLIDGSETIDAGGRRLELIHPGWGSSPGDLMVRDARSGVVFAGALVAVDRVPELRDGEPQGWLAALDGLQAMARRETGRTNAAGMPAIAPTPAHTAAGGRIVPGYGPPVSAAALDAVRDYIADTEARVRSLFDAGTPLSAMVQAAQLPRYAGWSLYEPVHGRNVQQRYLALERATLAE; encoded by the coding sequence TTGCTGGCCGTCCTGATCCTGCTCGCGGCAGCCAGCTTCGGCGCGCGGGCACAGGACGCGCTGACGCTGGCGGAGGGCGTGCATGTCTTCGTCGGCGACACCGGCGAACCCTCGCCCGCCAACCGCGGACGCATCGGCAACATCGGCTTCGTGGTCGGCGACAGCGGCACGGTCATGATCAATGCCGGCGTCTCCTACCGCCATGGTCGCGCCCTGCTCGCCGCGGCCGAGCGCATCGGCGGCAAGCCGGTGGTGCTGGTGGTGCTCACCCAGCCGGTGCAGGAGTTCGTCCTGGGCGCGGCAGCCTTCGCCGACCAGGGCATCCCGGTGCTCGCGCACCGCGCCAGCGCCGAGCTGATCGCCAGCCGCTGCGAGGGCTGCGTGCACAGGCTGCGCGCGCTGCTCGGCGAGGACGAGATGGCGGGCAGCCGGCCGCAGCGCCCGGACCGCCTGATCGATGGCAGCGAAACGATCGACGCCGGCGGTCGCCGCCTGGAGCTGATCCACCCTGGCTGGGGCAGCTCGCCCGGCGACCTGATGGTGCGCGATGCCCGCAGCGGCGTGGTGTTCGCGGGTGCGCTTGTCGCCGTCGACCGCGTCCCCGAACTGCGCGACGGCGAGCCGCAGGGCTGGCTGGCGGCGCTCGACGGCTTGCAGGCGATGGCACGACGCGAGACGGGGCGCACGAACGCCGCTGGCATGCCTGCGATCGCCCCCACCCCCGCGCACACGGCGGCGGGCGGACGCATCGTGCCCGGCTACGGCCCGCCGGTGTCCGCCGCTGCACTCGACGCAGTGCGCGACTACATCGCCGACACCGAGGCCCGGGTGCGCAGCCTGTTCGATGCGGGGACGCCGCTGTCGGCCATGGTGCAGGCGGCGCAGCTGCCGCGCTACGCCGGCTGGTCCCTGTACGAGCCGGTCCACGGCCGCAACGTGCAGCAGCGCTATCTCGCCCTGGAGCGCGCGACGCTCGCCGAGTGA